A region from the Melioribacter roseus P3M-2 genome encodes:
- a CDS encoding glycoside hydrolase family 30 protein, protein MKRTNLLFVLLIIIAAACARDGYEYSEAVVVQTSKSGDKLSEKGLFNLSSQGYNSDILIKLEPDTLYQKIVGFGGAFTESSAYVLNQISPEKRTEVLNAYFSKSGADYSLMRTHINSCDFSLKNYSYADVPGDTALKYFTVKEDLDDLVPLIKDARKISAEGFKLLASPWTAPPWMKDNNDWNGGSLKPEYYPVWAKFFVKYIEAYDSLGIDIWGVTVENEPLGNDENWESMIYTPEQMADFVKNHLGPTFQKEGIDANILIYDQNRDEVVEWAEKILGDPDAAKYVWGTAVHWYSSTISWYPEALNEVHKKFPDKHLMHTEGCIDSEVPVWKDDLWYWSKEATDWGYDWASPETKHLHPKYVPVFRYARDIIGGLNSWLTGWIDWNIVLDDKGGPNHAQNWCIAPVIVKPEEDEVYYTPLYYVMSHFSKYIRPGAHRIKLDINNSGIMATAAINEDISIAVELFNPTEKEFTYSVEIAGKYINYNLPGNSLQTIIIK, encoded by the coding sequence ATGAAGAGGACAAATTTATTATTCGTATTGCTGATAATTATTGCCGCGGCATGCGCCCGCGATGGGTATGAATACTCTGAAGCGGTTGTAGTCCAGACTTCGAAATCTGGCGATAAACTGTCAGAGAAGGGACTTTTCAATTTAAGCTCTCAGGGGTATAACTCCGATATCCTAATTAAGCTTGAACCGGACACGCTTTATCAAAAAATTGTCGGATTCGGAGGCGCGTTTACTGAATCTTCGGCTTATGTTCTAAATCAAATCAGTCCCGAAAAAAGAACAGAGGTATTGAACGCATATTTCTCAAAATCGGGCGCTGATTATTCATTGATGAGAACTCATATTAACAGTTGCGATTTTTCGCTGAAAAATTATTCATATGCCGATGTGCCCGGCGATACGGCTCTGAAATATTTTACCGTCAAAGAGGATTTGGACGATTTAGTTCCGCTGATTAAAGATGCCCGGAAAATCTCTGCGGAAGGTTTCAAGCTGTTAGCGTCACCCTGGACGGCTCCGCCGTGGATGAAAGACAATAACGATTGGAACGGAGGATCTTTAAAACCGGAATACTATCCGGTCTGGGCTAAATTCTTTGTAAAATATATTGAAGCTTATGACAGTCTGGGAATCGATATTTGGGGAGTGACAGTCGAAAACGAGCCGCTGGGGAACGATGAAAATTGGGAAAGCATGATTTATACTCCCGAACAAATGGCTGATTTCGTTAAGAATCATTTGGGACCGACTTTCCAAAAAGAAGGCATCGACGCTAATATTTTGATTTACGACCAGAACAGGGACGAAGTTGTAGAGTGGGCGGAAAAAATTCTCGGCGATCCCGACGCGGCAAAATACGTATGGGGAACGGCGGTTCACTGGTACAGCAGTACAATTTCGTGGTATCCCGAAGCTTTGAATGAAGTGCACAAAAAATTTCCCGATAAACACTTAATGCACACCGAAGGGTGTATCGATTCGGAAGTCCCGGTTTGGAAGGACGACCTCTGGTACTGGAGCAAAGAGGCTACCGATTGGGGTTACGATTGGGCTTCGCCGGAAACCAAGCATCTGCATCCTAAATACGTGCCCGTATTCCGATATGCGCGTGATATTATCGGGGGGCTTAACAGTTGGCTTACAGGATGGATCGACTGGAATATTGTTCTCGACGATAAAGGAGGACCGAATCACGCTCAAAATTGGTGCATTGCGCCTGTAATCGTTAAACCTGAAGAAGACGAGGTTTATTACACTCCGCTCTATTACGTAATGTCGCATTTCAGCAAGTATATAAGACCGGGGGCTCATAGGATTAAACTCGATATTAACAATTCCGGTATTATGGCGACAGCGGCAATCAACGAAGACATATCGATTGCAGTCGAATTATTTAATCCGACTGAAAAAGAATTTACATACTCGGTTGAGATTGCAGGAAAATATATTAATTACAATCTGCCCGGGAATTCATTGCAAACAATTATTATAAAATGA